One stretch of Caloenas nicobarica isolate bCalNic1 chromosome 2, bCalNic1.hap1, whole genome shotgun sequence DNA includes these proteins:
- the RPL14 gene encoding large ribosomal subunit protein eL14, whose protein sequence is MVFKRFVEIGRVAFISFGPHAGKLVAIVDVIDQNRALVDGPCSGVRRQAMPFKCMQLTDFVLKFPHSARQKFVRRAWEKENINEKWAGTRWAKKIEAREKKAKMTDFDRYKVMKAKKMRNRIIKHEMKKLQKLASKKGKKPEKSEKPAKPAKAQKSEKVQKAQKAQK, encoded by the exons ATG GTGTTCAAACGCTTCGTCGAGATTGGCAGAGTTGCCTTCATTTCCTTCGGGCCACACGCCGGCAAGCTGGTGGCCATCGTGGATGTTATTGACCAAAACAGG GCACTAGTTGATGGCCCCTGCAGTGGTGTCAGAAGGCAGGCGATGCCCTTCAAGTGCATGCAGCTGACTGACTTTGTCCTCAAGTTCCCTCACAG TGCTCGTCAAAAGTTTGTGCGACGTgcctgggagaaggaaaacataaatgaaaaatgggCAGGAACAAGATGGGCAAAGAAGATCGAAGCCCGAGAAAAG aaagCCAAAATGACTGACTTTGATCGCTACAAGGttatgaaagcaaagaaaatg agaAACAGGATCATCAAGCATGAAATGAAGAAGCTCCAGAAGCTGGCTTCTAAAAAAGGCAAGAAGCCAGAGAAGTCAGAGaagccagcaaagccagcaaAGGCACAGAAGTCAGAGAAGGTGCAGAAGGCACAGAAGGcgcagaaataa